One window of the Zea mays cultivar B73 chromosome 3, Zm-B73-REFERENCE-NAM-5.0, whole genome shotgun sequence genome contains the following:
- the LOC100277793 gene encoding uncharacterized protein LOC100277793, producing MAPPAFLSPPWQALLQAHSHGRRRASCAHVHLFCSSGAVASQFLPAGARPRLLPLLVRAQPGSASISTSPPWRCRRTSSPRPAMVSPWARAAVPSARIPLGRAPCSVGPIKFFPAAKLPRVHAQPRPLPRAALYLSAWSPAVSMAPSSDFCLVARCFPVPWSRLTASCQGSSCTRALVPLLAVGPTVGSSPASVVLGSKYFISVLQLQRPPLHRARQPRVVDLRSSCPAIGSASVDLLFAMASSSFNTTLHRCRCSIASLRCQSLRDASEL from the coding sequence ATGGCGCCTCCtgcttttctctctcccccatgGCAGGCGCTCCTTCAAGCTCATTCCCATGGCCGCCGTCGAGCTTCGTGCGCGCACGTCCATCTCTTCTGCTCCTCCGGTGCCGTGGCTTCCCAGTTCCTTCCAGCTGGCGCGCGCCCTCGTCTTCTCCCTCTGCTCGTTCGCGCCCAGCCGGGCTCGGCCTCCATCTCCACCTCGCCTCCATGGCGTTGCCGTAGAACTTCCTCGCCGCGCCCTGCCATGGTCTCTCCCTGGGCGCGCGCAGCCGTGCCCTCTGCTCGGATTCcacttggccgcgccccctgttCCGTCGGGCCGATCAAGTTCTTCCCAGCCGCGAAGCTCCCTCGTGTGCACGCTCAGCCGAGGCCCCTTCCTCGCGCTGCTCTTTATCTCTCTGCTTGGTCGCCCGCTGTTTCCATGGCGCCCAGCTCAGATTTTTGCTTGGTCGCCCGCTGTTTCCCTGTGCCGTGGTCTCGCCTGACCGCGTCCTGTCAAGGTTCTTCCTGCACGCGCGCCCTAGTACCCCTTCTCGCTGTCGGGCCGACCGTCGGCAGCTCCCCGGCCTCCGTCGTGCTCGGCAGCAAGTACTTCATATCGGTGCTGCAGCTGCAACGCCCTCCTTTGCATCGTGCTCGCCAGCCTCGCGTCGTCGATCTACGCAGTTCATGTCCAGCTATCGGTTCCGCTTCGGTCGATCTCCTATTCGCCATGGCGTCGAGCTCCTTCAACACTACCCTACACCGTTGTCGTTGTTCCATCGCCTCGCTTCGATGCCAGTCCCTACGTGATGCCTCTGAATTATGA